A segment of the Elaeis guineensis isolate ETL-2024a chromosome 6, EG11, whole genome shotgun sequence genome:
TCACAACACAGTTATCATCAAGGATAACCAACTAGACAACAAGATAGCCAACCATTGAAGGGATGCCTTTTAATGATCAATATATTCTTGTTAGATTCAATCATCTTTACTACCATTAGCACAAACTGCAGCATCAGCCGAGTGCTTCACATTTTCAAATGCATTTGCCATACAGAGTGACCTGACAGATATAGCTAGATATTTATTGATTCTAATCTACGATTTCAAAAAGAGCTCATTACCCAATATGCTCGCATCACATCATCCTCACGAAATTATACAGTTGGACCTACATCTGGAGTTTGGATACAAATATATTCATCCACACTGAATCTTCAAAAGCCCACCACCTAATAATCCATAAAAATCGGATCATATAGGCCCCCACCATGAATACTATGAATTACAGAACCACTTTCTTGAATGGCAGTAACCAATCAGAGCAAACAATTTGAAACGATACATGCTGCTTCCATGCTAAAATATAGTTGAATATCCAGAacttaaaaaaggaaaaaaaaaaaaaagtttagcaGTCACATTCATAAGATGGAATGAGGAAAAGAGGACAAAAAACAAACCTTGCAGATCCCGAGTGCATGCGACAACCATGGCTCCAGGCTACACAAGCTAAGAGAAGCTCTCTCACCAAACCAAAGCATGCATAAAAGAACTACCTTGTGCACACTTCCCATCTCTCTCAAAAGAACAGAGATTAAGGGAAGGCTACCAGTAACAGAACCTGTACAACTTACTATTCCCAGTACATTTGTCTGGAGTTCCAATAAAGAGCACCAAAATTAAGCTCCCCGGCAGACAGAAAACTTCCAGACAACTCCCACAAAGCACTAATAGAATACAAATATGCAGGGACTAGTATGTGTTCTCTGGGACAGTAAAAGTTGACATTATGACCCAACAAAATAGGAGAGAAGCTATGACTGAGCACTTTACCTGACTTCCACAAATGTTCACAGCCTCCTGTGCTTATGTTCCACGTGACATCACCGTGTTTTGGTGTTAAGAGGGCCACGAATGCGTGATACGTAGAAATGTTGGGATAAATCACAAACAACATGCTCTTATCAAACTATTAACTTATCCATCCAGCTGCATTAGCCAGGAACTGATTCAGAGGTTACAGGACCACTGCCACCTCCATGGGCACTAAAACCAGTTACAGGCATTGATCTCTGGGCAAAATCAAGCAACATCTGGCGCTGGTGCTCATTTGTATGAGGAAGGCTTGCACGCAGCAGTTCCACTGGCATCTCCCTGCTTATAGCTCTCGCTGCTTCAGACCCAATAATTGAAGTGTTTGGTGCCTGCATGAGCAACATTTGCATTATACTGTCATATTTACTCAGACAGTACTTTGTGAGAAGCCCAAAAAAGGCATCAAACGATGCTTGCCAAAGAGCTCGGTTAGACATGCTGTAGTTGCTTGCAGCATGGGAGCCTGTCAAAAGTTCTGTTGCTAGGTCAAGAACAGATTTTATAATTATGGATGCTCCATCACCAGCTGAACTTCCAAGTGGGCGAAGTGGTGGCTGTTCAGATGAGCAAACCACAGCAGCAAGGCAAGCACTCAGTGCACTAAGCTCCATACTGCGCACACATGAAGAAACAATCTTGGCAAGATTCAATGTCGTTTCTGCAGCACTATAATCTGATGGCAAACCACCAAACAAAAAACGTAGGTGCCGGAAAATGGCCATGCAGACTATCCGAGTGAGTTCACTTCCAGGAATAAGAAGCTGAAGGTAGCGTGACAGGAGCTTCCGGCCCTTCGGCAGAGATGCTAAGCGTAGAAACACAAGATCATCTTTTGGGGCAAGCCCAACTGAATGACCACCTTTACCTGGGCCAAGTGGATCGACAAGCTCAAGAGATGCTGCAAGGCCTTCCAGGAGGACCTGACGCCTGCGTCTCAGTTGGAAGCCACCCTCTGGTGGTTGGCTAAATTGTAACATCCGGTCAACATCGTCTACATCGAGGAGGAGGGAAAGGCCATCTTCGATGGTGATTCTAGCTGCCAGCATTGGCTCTTGTTCAAGGGGCTTTACTGAAGATTTCTGTTCATGAATGCCATCACCCAAGGCTGAAGGTGGATCAACTTCAAGGAGAGGGCGGGGCCTACGAATGGAAGAAAACGGAACCCTCCCAAGTGCATCAACCTGAAGGAATGCATGCGGCTCATTATTAGCTCGTGCCCGAGAAGGCAGATCCCTAACAAATGTCGGGCAGAAATGGTGCTTCAATCTTGAACCAGCAGACTTTTTTGCAAGACAAGCTTGGTGGTAGTAATCGTCTATATAAGGATCATTGCTGTGAGTTGCAGCATGCTGCATTCTCAAAATGCTTTCAATCTCTTCAGCTGACATGTACTTGGACCTAAACTGTGGCCACCCATTATCACCCTTCTGGCTGCTGGTATCAGACGACTGTTGAGAAAATCGCATGTTCTGTTTTCCCCTTTGTGATGGCTTGGCCCTCTGATCTCTCAAGTCAGACATACTAAGAACTGCATCAAGCTTATTCCTTATTTGTGGAGGAGGATGAGAGTTGAATAAGGGAGACTGCAAGCGAGATAATTGGGGCAGAGATGGCTGGACCTGTTGCAGTCTCTGCTGTTGCTGCTGTGAAAGTAGCTGTGAAGGCATTAAGCCATTTGGCTGTGGCAAATGTTGCTGTAGGAAGTTAGGCAACAGATTTGGATGTTCCCCTGCAAAAAGGGTAGCTTGATTCAACCAGTGATTCTGCGACCGGCTATTAATTGTGAGGCCTGGAGAGGCAAACTGAGACATGCTTCCACCATAGTGCAGTCCATGCAATAGTCCCGCCAAATGAAGCTGAGGACCAGAAAAAGGAGACAGATTTGGAGTCATCTGAAGCCCAGCACTAAGGGATGGAATGCTTGCATGACGTGTGAGGTTTGATGAAATCTGAGATCGTCCACCAGGTGGAGGGTAGGATGTGAAAGATGATTTAGGTGCAAGAATTGGTTCACTGGCGTGTTGTGGTTGTTGAGGATATGAGGATGTTCTGTACAGGGGTTTAGATTCCGAAAGCCGAGATGATGAAGGATGTGGCTGTGACCACCATCGTTTACCCTCCTGATAATTTTCAGCATCTAGTATATTCTGATCAATCCAGTTTGAAGAATCTGCCTCCTGTGTCCAATCTGCAGTTGAAGAACCTGAGAAACAACATACAATATTCAGCAAGGCAGCAGAACATAAAAACCAATTTATCTTGAGAGATGCATCATTAACCAATAATTTTACACAAACAAAAGCAAGCTCCACAATCTTGGTACCAGACCACATATCAGTACCATGCTAATATAATGTCGGAATATGAAGTATGAGGTTGGTTCGGTGTATCAAGTATTGCTGAAACCGGATCGGATACAGATTGGATaccagcatatccatatccatatttgttttgtctgatgaatacaaatatgaatatgaatattatttagatgcaaaaattcatatccgtATTTATTTTAAACGAATACAGATACAATTCGAATActagaagtatggatataattatggatataagttagataattaaactttatgactatagaatcaaagatattgctaaatagatgataaatcaagttaatatcatatttatattattgtatatttcttttaaaaattaataagtgctatataaaattatatagggttACAGGTAGACTTGGATATTGAGATATGGATCGGATAATTGtccatccatatccatatccatttttctttgacggATATAGATCCGAATACAGATATTAGTCGGatcctcaaatttctatccatgTCCAAATTTGGATATGAAAACCAATCCAAACAGATattatccataccactttcacccctaGTACCAAGACCCAGTACATCCCCCATATCAAGTCTCAATTCTGTATCAGTGCAGTACGTACGCCTAGAATGAGGCAATACACACTGGTACGGTGAATCTTGAACACGAGTAAATTTGgaatatatacgtatacataaaTATAGCATGTTCACtgtgtataaaattttatttgtgCCACATAGCATATGCCAATATAGAATTCTAAAAGACGGCTTTTGTGTGATATCTGTAAAAGCTAGAGTAATTCTCCTAGATAACAAAGGTTTGCTTGTCCAACATTATAAGACAAAAGACATCCCTCTTCCAACAAACCCATCACCATCAATATGATAAGCACCTTTAAGCTCACTTCCCTTATTTTCTGCAAGAATTTTATtgagtttttataaaattttggatCTGAATGCTGAAAATGGAcagaatagaaaagaaaaatgacCCAAGAAGGGAAATTGCAACCTCGACTGAGAAATTTTCACTTCTCAACTTGCCAATCCTCAGGTTAAACCTTTTTTGCCAGAAGAAATTCAACTACAAGTTTTTCGCTTGCAAGCATGCCTTCATTAAGGTTCTTTTGCAGGTAAAAACAAACAGACAAACAATTAATAAATAAAACTCTACAATCTTATGAAACAAAAGGAGAGAATATAATACGTAACATTTGAACCACCTCACAGATAAATGGTACATCTATTAACCAATTCAAGACCCTTTCTTCCAGGTCGTATGGATCAAATTTGTTCATCACAAACACCACATAGACTTGCCCTTCTCAATAAGTAGCAAAAATGTTACCATATATAGAGTACTGCAAATTTCCAAAGATAAGTTAAATCTTGGAGATCAAACAGTCAAAGCCCCTCATCCATACCATCCCACTATTATTTACAGGTGTACAAAAAACCAAAAAGCTTCTGAAAATTCTGCATTGCAATGTCCCTGGAACGTCACAAATGCACACCAATGTCACAACACTTACATTTCTCTCCATTTATGGATCTATTCTAATTGTAATGTAGTTGCATCCACCTATATTCCCATCCTTTTTTCAAGTCCTTGAAATCTCCTCTGCTGGTTTTGAGTGAAGCAGAAAAAACTTTGCAAtatagttatttaaattaatgtcatgcaaaaaatttatccCACCATAAACCCTATTCAGATATAAACCTGCATAagtattatttgaaaaaattattaactTTTATTTTGTGGAGATGTTATATCCATCCTTATATGCGCTGATGTGCATGCATGCACACCAGGGCTGCTAATGGGACATGGCCAGGCCTAGGCCTCATGACCAGAGCTTGTTACAGCTCAGCTGAGCAAAAATCCATGGATTGGGCTTGAGCCTCAAATTTCGGATTAAACAATATTggaagcacaaaaaaaaaaaaaaaaaaacaagaggtAAATCATCGAACTTCCATAACAATCAATGAGATATTCACTGAAGTTGTGGTAGTCTATTAATTCGACAAAACAAGTCAGAGACACTAACAGGCTGTTAATTTGTGTGCTTGGGGGTTTAATAGTGatggataaataatcctaaaaaaCAAGTCCTCGGATAAAATATACAAATTGGACTGCAGCATAATTTGATATGTAATCAACATGATGAAGTTGGACCCTATCATTCCAAGGACCGCATAATCTATAAtatggattcaaaattttatgatcatgccCAATCCTGATCCCAGGATAAGAACTGGATTCTTTAGTGCCATTTGATCTAGATCACAAGATTCAGATCAtgcatcataaaattttaaatatgctaATCAGTTAAACTAAAGCATCAATGTACTCCAAACTGGAGCAATGAACAAAGTTTCAAGGGGCAGGGACTAATTATCACAAAAGCAAAATAATTATATACAATGCCAGTATTGATGGATAATTAATTAAACATAACTGAAAACAAGGCACTAGTAACAATTTATGCTTAAGAATCAAAAAAATGACTTTCTATAATGATGGATCAACCGTACAATGCCACATGGCATATCAATGTAATAGGAAAGACAAGCTGTTTGAATAGAGAATCCACACATCTATCATGTCCACAACATCTAAAATgctaaaaaaacaaaaataacatTTTTTTGTATAGGTTTGTTGCCTAACCATTAAGTGGATCATAAGGTATTACTTGTTCATCCAGAAATGTTAGGTAGAGCACAGATATTTCATGCATCTAAATAACCCCTAGGTCCCCTACCTAAGGTACTGCAAATAACACTTTGGACTGGAAGCTTTATTAGCAGGTTTTCTTTCCCTTCAGTTGTGATGGATGTTACAGGAAAAACCAAGAAGCATGTGAGGGAAACCAAGATTTAATGTAGCAACCAAAGCCTGATCTAGATCCATTGAATCACAAAATCCTATATCTAGAAACAAACCATGATAGTTGAAGCAAACTCAGCCTGCTTGATATTCAAATTTGCAGTCCACTAGATCGACTCTCAAATTTGCAGTCAAGCTGTTTGAATAGAGAATCCACACATCTATCATGTCCACAACATCTAAAATgctaaaaaaacaaaaataacatTTTTTTGTATAGGTTTGTTGCCTAACCATTAAGTGGATCATAAGGTATTACTTGTTCATCAAGAAATGTTAGGTAGAGCACAGATATTTCATGCATCTAAATAACCCCTAGGTCCCCTACCTAAGGTACTGCAAATAACGCTTTGGACTGGAAGCTTTATTAGCAggttttctttcccttcaattgtgATGGATGTTACAGGAAAAACCAAGAAGCATGTGAGGGAAACCAAGATTTAATGTAGCAACCAAAGCCTGATCTAGATCCATTGAATCACAAAATCCTATATCTAGAAACAAACCATGATAGTTGAAGCAAACTCAGCCTGCTTGATATTCAATGTTAGAATGATTTAGGGAAGCTAAATTTCCATAAACTTAACTAGAGCCCAACCTGGTTGGATCAGGCTGGATCAAGTAAAATTACAAGATCTGAGTACAGCAAAGACACACATTTGAGTGGTTTATGTACCTAAAACACCATATATTACATGAAATACTAAAGATGATTGCAGTTTTTTATATACATGGATTGCCTAAAGAAAAAAGTTAAGCATCTTTGTCTCACAATGAAAATTTTACATAAACACAAGAAGATTTAGTAGGGTGCAAGTTATTTTGTGTGCCTGAAAATTATGTGTAATGTATACAAAGTTACAACAGCATGATTGGTTGATTCTAATAATGATTTCAAATGCATAGTTCATTCAGACATAGCATGCTTCATTTGAAATGTGTTGTTTGGCTCCtttctctgaagtttgcacaatTTCAAACAAGATGAACATTGAAGCTCACAGATTAAATATCGAATACAATTTTCACTTTcattatattattacattatgGCAGCTGGAAGCCTTTTTGAATTTAGGCTTGACTTTGCTTTTGGATATTAGAAGAAAATTAAAGTGTCATTGTTTGGCAGCTCAACCAATAACATTTGGATCTAGATTCTAAAGAAACAGAAATTTCAACCAGTTAATCATAGCATAATTTATAAGTCTCAAATACAAGGAACATTTTACAGTGGGGATCATTTAAAAGATTGAAGTTATCATAATCAAATACAATAGCTTCCTTTACTCGCATGCACTTGTATTTTCGATCCTATACACACACCAAACCTGCACTCAACTCTTTTTAAACAAGTGAAACTCATTTCTTACCAAGGCTATCAGGAATATCTGCTTAAGAGTTTCAAAAGCCCTTTCAGAAGAAACTAGGTGCTGATCCATTTTACCACACATGTAAATATTAAGCACACATTTAGTTCAATGAGTAATCTATTTGTGCATCGGTTTGCACATCAAAACAACCATCTGCTATGCTTAATCATTTAAAATGATAGTTTTGCAATGGCTTTGAGTACTCAATGCATGCAATGTTTAAATGTTtgcatattaatataattatcaaGTATTACTATTAATATCTAATTTACCATATAACATGAAATAATTGATATTTTGTGTTTCTAtttcatctaaaatttatttccaATTTCCAAGAAGTGAGAAAAAAGGACATTTCCCTACCTA
Coding sequences within it:
- the LOC105046771 gene encoding protein PAT1 homolog 1, translated to MRGLDGEGGVSENPNPNEDLRGGAADNARFDASQYAFFGKEVMEEVELGGLEDDDGDAGFIGRDDEEYHFRSIGDREEVEGLGSLSDIDDLTSTFEKLNRTISDPRNAGVIGDRGSFSRESSSTADWTQEADSSNWIDQNILDAENYQEGKRWWSQPHPSSSRLSESKPLYRTSSYPQQPQHASEPILAPKSSFTSYPPPGGRSQISSNLTRHASIPSLSAGLQMTPNLSPFSGPQLHLAGLLHGLHYGGSMSQFASPGLTINSRSQNHWLNQATLFAGEHPNLLPNFLQQHLPQPNGLMPSQLLSQQQQQRLQQVQPSLPQLSRLQSPLFNSHPPPQIRNKLDAVLSMSDLRDQRAKPSQRGKQNMRFSQQSSDTSSQKGDNGWPQFRSKYMSAEEIESILRMQHAATHSNDPYIDDYYHQACLAKKSAGSRLKHHFCPTFVRDLPSRARANNEPHAFLQVDALGRVPFSSIRRPRPLLEVDPPSALGDGIHEQKSSVKPLEQEPMLAARITIEDGLSLLLDVDDVDRMLQFSQPPEGGFQLRRRRQVLLEGLAASLELVDPLGPGKGGHSVGLAPKDDLVFLRLASLPKGRKLLSRYLQLLIPGSELTRIVCMAIFRHLRFLFGGLPSDYSAAETTLNLAKIVSSCVRSMELSALSACLAAVVCSSEQPPLRPLGSSAGDGASIIIKSVLDLATELLTGSHAASNYSMSNRALWQASFDAFFGLLTKYCLSKYDSIMQMLLMQAPNTSIIGSEAARAISREMPVELLRASLPHTNEHQRQMLLDFAQRSMPVTGFSAHGGGSGPVTSESVPG